From the Vibrio alginolyticus NBRC 15630 = ATCC 17749 genome, one window contains:
- the cspD gene encoding cold shock domain-containing protein CspD gives MATGTVKWFNNAKGFGFICSDEEEGDIFAHYSTIQMDGYRTLKAGQQVSYEIEKGPKGCHASSVVPLEGQAK, from the coding sequence ATGGCTACAGGTACAGTAAAGTGGTTTAACAATGCCAAAGGATTTGGGTTTATTTGTTCAGATGAAGAAGAGGGAGATATCTTTGCCCACTACTCAACTATCCAGATGGACGGTTATCGTACACTGAAAGCAGGCCAACAAGTCTCTTACGAGATTGAAAAAGGTCCCAAAGGCTGTCACGCGAGTAGCGTCGTGCCTCTTGAAGGCCAAGCCAAATAA